The Apium graveolens cultivar Ventura chromosome 11, ASM990537v1, whole genome shotgun sequence genome has a window encoding:
- the LOC141696402 gene encoding uncharacterized protein LOC141696402, whose protein sequence is MSQSETFHPALAVSNIKNHIPIILEMETVQYSTWAELFKVHTRSNKVLHHILPSTTKEKTPSASPVTKEQPATQEVEDEDMWATLDATVLSWIYSTISNDLLHTIIEPDATAMEAWNRLRDIFQDNKHSRAVTLEHDFSTTRMENFSNASAYCQRLKSLADQLKNVGAPVSESRLVLQLVSGLTAPYRGVGTMIRQSNPLPPFYQARSMLTLEESGLAKEATMNSESVMVTAVNHDENPSFVTSHSG, encoded by the coding sequence ATGTCTCAATCTGAAACTTTTCATCCTGCTCTTGCTGTCTCTAACATCAAGAATCATATTCCTATAATTCTTGAGATGGAAACCGTGCAATACTCAACTTGGGCGGAGTTGTTCAAAGTTCATACACGTTCAAACAAGGTTCTCCATCATATCCTCCCTTCTACTACCAAGGAGAAGACTCCCAGTGCCTCCCCTGTGACCAAGGAACAGCCTGCGACTCAGGAGGTCGAAGATGAAGACATGTGGGCTACTCTTGATGCCACAGTCTTATCGTGGATTTATTCCACAATTTCCAATGATCTTTTACACACCATCATTGAGCCGGATGCTACGGCCATGGAAGCTTGGAACCGTTTGCGTGACATTTTTCAGGACAATAAACATTCTCGTGCGGTGACACTTGAACATGATTTCTCTACCACCAGGATGGAAAATTTTTCCAATGCTTCAGCATACTGTCAACGGCTCAAATCTTTGGCTGATCAACTGAAGAATGTTGGGGCTCCTGTCTCTGAAAGTCGATTGGTACTGCAGCTTGTCTCGGGTCTTACTGCTCCTTACCGTGGTGTGGGTACTATGATCCGACAAAGTAATCCCCTACCTCCTTTCTATCAAGCAAGGTCCATGCTCACCCTGGAGGAATCAGGCTTGGCTAAGGAGGCAACTATGAATTCTGAATCTGTCATGGTTACAGCTGTGAACCACGATGAGAATCCCTCTTTTGTTACGTCTCATTCGGGATAA